The DNA sequence aaaacaaaggagaaTCACACACTCCAGTGCACGTACGCACACcttcctgtgcgtatgcacaagatgAATTTCTGCTAGTGTCCGTACGCACAAGTCTTgacgcgtgacttcattaaaaaatcaCGTGGCTCACGATTTTGGGGGGCCTCTTGGCCTAATTTTGGTGTTCTTGAAGTAGATGGGAAGGCTATATCAAAGAGGCAACATTCCATATCAAGGAGAGCATGTTACACACCATAGTagatagttttagttagttttagattagttttcttaggttttttctCAATTCTCTCTTAAGTTTTATTAGGGTTTATAGTAGAAATTGCCACTTTACAATTTTGATCTTGGATATTTACTTGTTTCATTGTAAGTACTCACTAATTCTCTCTTTAATTACACTATTCTTGCTATATTTTCTTATAATTGTAGTTACTTTGTTAATATATCCAATTTTTTATTTCTCGAGTCttttgttcatgattttaatactttatgatttatatatgcttgattgagtttctattgttgattttgtgcataGATTGATTACAGTTTTCATTATcttttgtaatttgctatgttttgctttattacccaccaagtgtttgtgaaaatgtgaaGTATGGATATTGAATAAATTTTCACTCCTTGACTTAGGAAATGAGTCCCTaaaatactagagtcataatatccgtcatttagtggtaatttttgggttgttagttgtttttattttcactaacgctagctttttacaaagttaattagttagttagaatttgtggaTTAAGGTTAATTATatttgcttgacttactccttgaTGTTAAGAATTGACGAAGTGAGATTAACTCATTGTAATTGCCAAAATTGCAGTTATGTCAAGAATAGAATTCCTtaagtatataaaatatataatattttttagataaattataataatattttaatattttattgatattaaaatataaattaatttttaattatataaaatattttaaaaatattatttattttaataattaataatatatactatttttaaactaatataaaaaatatatgttaataatAAAGTTAGACACACTAATACATGATAATACTTACGTATATCTAAACgtataaaaaaagttatttttgaaaTACGCTTATTTGGACGAGTGTTGTAAATTGTAATTATCATCCCAgacataacaaataaaaaaagtgtTCGTACTTCTTAGTCATTGGTTCTCTTTATTTCTTCTAAAATATCAAGCAGAGCATCCAACTTCCTCGTAGTTTCCGCTTTAATTCCAAGAAAAAGGAAACAACAAATAAGCAAATCAAACAATTCATTTTAGAATTCAGGACCACATGTAAGTAACTTGTAGCTTCGGTAATTTACTACCACTGTTGCAGGGGATAATCACAATAGGATAGATGTCAAGTCAACTACTCTAGCAATAAGAAAATTCCCAACTTCGAATTTATTAGAATATTTTACATTTTGGCTTTCAGATTTGTTAAAACTAGTTGAATGGTCTGAAAGTTTTCTGGCCGtccatattattatttatttgatttaatgtgaatttaaaatttagattacGTTATTGAGTGGCAGGTAGGCATCTATTATTCCATACAACTCTTTAACAAatacacaaacacaaacacacatGTATGAAACAAAAGcttgaagaataagaagagaaagaaattaagaagaatcAAGAATGTATTCAACAAGGCCTCGTTCATTGTTAAAAAAAGACGTTAATGCCCTTTCTGAGGCACCTTCTTCAGAGGGTCCAAATTCAGGTTTTCTTGTTCTCCAAGATGAAGCAGCACAAAGCTACGGTTTCTTTGGTTTGTTGAAGAACAGAAACATCAGCCATTTCCCTTTTCCTCAGAGCAAGAATCTGACCGTCAATACTGATAGTGCAGTTGGAGATTCAGGGTCCACAGGGGATTACCACGAAGTTATGTTCGTTCCAGTTCTTAATCAGCCCTTGTCTTCCAACTGCTACTATGTTATATGGAGGAAAGGAAAGCATCAAGGGTATGCATGCTAATCTTTGTCCCTCCATGCTTGAATCcacaaaataattaatattgcttTGGAATTGATATGTTTTATGGATATCCATGAATTTATCTTGTCAACTTAAAACTGGCTATCATGTTCTCTACTCAATAAAAGCACATAAGAATATATATACGAATTTGGAATTAGAGAAAAGTATTCATTCTGTCGTATATTCATATGTGATTTATAGTGTCATAAATCTTTTTTAAACCacaaaaactttatttttaaagattGAAGCACctaccaaaaaggaaaaaaaatcaaaagatgtAAATCAACAAAAATATCTTCTAGAAACGTGTGATAGGGATGAGATTGTGAATAATAGTAGTATGAGTTTTGACCCAAAGGGAACAACATTGACAAAGAGACATGGGAGTTATCGGAACACGATGAAGAAGTAGTTGGAAAGAGGGTGGTTGATGATGGTGGTTCGGATAAAAATAAAGGAAGTAAGGGAAACAGAAATAATATTTTGGTGCAGTAGATGcttgaaaatagaaaaacttGAGACCTAGCGTTGTAATCAGGTGCAATTTTATATAATGAAAAATATGATATTATGGCTATTTTCCGAGCACAGAATAGAGAAATTGTTCAGAAAAGAAGATTGacaaaatagaaagagaaagcaagacgTTGCAGgtccaaaaataaagaaaaaggtgtgtaatattttattaaaataatttgttcTTGGTATGGTAGGGGGTTAATGGGTGATGAAAAATTGAACATGGTCAAAAAcctcaagaaaaatttttaagttaaatACGTTAGACTTGTTTGAGATTAAGTGGCGGATTGCGATGAAATTTGATGTAATAAAAATTTGAGAGAGTAATTCTGCGGGATGAGAATACGTTGAGTCAGATGGTGTCTCAAGTGGTTTACTGTTAATTTGGGATGAAATAATGTTTAAAATGAATCGTTGTCATTAAGAAGAGTTTTGGTTGTGTGTTGAAGGGgtcttactaaaaataatttcaattatgTTTTCTGTTGTGTATGGAGTTCATACAAAAGAAGAGAAATTGAGTTATATTGCAGAGTTATGTCGGCTCTTATGGGAGACTTCAACGAGATTGTGCAAGTGGAGGAGAGAAAGGATGCTGTCAGATTAACAGAGTTTtagtaagaattgataaaaagaagagagcaatgctagggggccagcaatttttgtgattgttagccatcaactagccatcaatgatgatttgatggtgtgagattggtgtgagatttcatctaatggctcacttttctctgctggttacatgctggccaaaattcaacaaaactgctggtcccctagacttttccaaaagGAAGATATGCAACTGGCGGACTTTCGCTTAGCGATTTTACAATTGGATTGACAGAGTTTTAGTAAGATTGGAGTGGTTAAAAATATTTTCACGATTACAAAATTAGGAATACAAAATCAGGAGTACATtataagaagaagaaacacaaaaaaatagtTGATGAGtttctttgtaatttttttttcttttttaacctTTCTATTTGCTTGTTATTGTTCTTGCTCTACTTATTCTGTCGAGCTCTCTtgctaaaaaaaacaaaaatatcttctAAAAAGATATTCGCCTTTAAATGCTCTTCAgagttatattttttatcaattaaataaatattaactctctatttattatatttctaAAACGTATTAGCATTAGATtctaaagatttaaaaaaattaacaaaaaataacgaATAATCAATTAGTTCAATTTctgttgataaaaaaaaattgacacaGTACTATCTAAGATTTCCACATAAATATTTGCTTTTGGcacattagttttttttttttttttcaacaataaGAACGCTATTTGGCAATGAGTTACAACTGTTTTGTTATGTTGACGAGCAGGGAGGCATGTACAAGCTCAACGGAAGAGGATATGGGAACTACTTGTTTATGCTGCAATTCTGTTAAAGATGTTAAACAAAGACCTTTGGACCCCTTCAACCAATATCAACAATTCCAGATAATCACGAAGCGTTCTGGTTTCCATGCAAAGTCTGTTGCTCCTGATGGGATCCCTCCTTCATTCTTAAGGACGAAAGGTTGGACTGTTGAAGCTTCTACACCCAAGAATTACAATTTGGAAGAAGCTCTTGGCCTAAATCAATTGTTGCGCGGTCAATTACCAGCATTCGATTTCCCATTGTCTAATGATAGCTCTGGTTCTGTGGTCATTGGGAATTGGTACTGTCCATTTATGTTTGTGAAGGAAGGAATGGAACTCAAGGACCAAATGAAAAGATCTGTGTTTTACACATTGACACTTGAGCAAAGATGGGAGAAGGTTTTGTCAATGAAGAATAGTAATATGGGTAGTGAAGGAAATGGGGTGTTAGTGGATGTTGTTGTTGAAACAGAATTTGCTATGGTGGGTGGAAAGGAAGCTGATTGGGGTGAAGGAAATTGTGTTGATGGAGTGGTTTGGTTTAGTGTGGGAAGAGAGGTTAGTGTTGGATTGAATTTCGTTATTGTGGAGAGAATGAAATGGGAGCAAGAAAGAGGTGGTTGGTTGGGTAGGAATAAGAGGCAAGATAGGATAATTAGAGATGAGAAATTTGAAGGGGGAATTAAATGGGAAAATTTTGGGTGTTATATGCTTGTGGAAAGCTTTGTTTTGAAGAGAATGGATGGAAGCTTTGTGTTAACTTATGGTTTCAGACACACGAATCAAATTATGTGTAAATGGGAGTGATGACCACCTTTTCATTCGTTTCTTATGTACATACTAGTTTGGAAACTATTTGGATataaaattcaagaaaacaaaagaaaaaaaaaagaaatggaaGATATATGCTTTTAGTGCTATGAAACAATCCCAAAGTACTTTTATTGCAAGTGTCCATTTCAAAAGCTCAACCCTCAAAATATATAATATGGTTATTTTATAAAGACATGAGATAGTATTACGAATCGTTAAATGATTCAATTAAACATATTCaatcaaataaagatattttcatagaagtaactaatatatatatctCATACTGATCTTAACATGAAAAACGATAAGTGATGGGAATTAagtatacataatttttttttgtagttaGTTACtccaaatttttcaatcatatctaaCCTCCTTAATTTTTATCCCATTTGGAAGTTTCCAATTATTCTGGACCTGATTTTCGGATTCTTAGCAGTCTTTGATCCGGTTGTTTGGATTTGGGCCTTCTTTCTGGTCTAAATCGGCCCGACAATCAAATCCCTAACCaatattcaaaatcaaatattcctcttatcttataaaataaaatacaataaacaaACTCTTACTATAAAAAAGAGTCAAAGACTTGTTTAAGTAGGACACACATTCCTAACTTTTACCTATATTTCTTAGATCTATTCTGACTTGGGTGTCAGGATGTCTTTACAGGTACTACTCCCGCCTCTCCAAAAATTCTGTCTCGTCATTGAAAAGagaatttttaattgttattgaagaatgatatttttattacataaataaaaataattataaaaatatatttttttataatgatttatgagtgtatttttgtatatataataatagggTAAACGACATAAAATAACATTCAAATTTACATTATTATCCTAAAAGAAACATTACATGCATGTCCGGTTTTGTCAAAGAAATTATGTAAATCGAATCTAATAAACTCGATTTGCCCTTCTTATATATAAATTGAATGTAATGGATTCGATTTAGTCATACTAGTGGTAAATCGAAATAGATAAATTCAATTTAATAGGAGTATACGTTGCATTATATAAATCGAAGTAAATGGGTTTGATTTATTATATGAGACACAACATGATATAAATCGAAGTTaatgaattcgatttatatatatatacaggaaATCAAAGTTAATAAATTCAATTTATATGTATAAGGAGCCAATGGTAATAAATTGAAGCtaataaattcgatttatatatatGGGTCAATGTTATAAATCGAATTAAATAAATACGAATAAGCTATGAGTAGGGGTGGAAACAggtcaggccaggccaggctttaCTCTTAAAAGGCCAGGCCTGTAATAGAGTATATTGGCCTTAACCTGACCTATAGCCTGGTATAGGCTTTTTAATGAGTACTGAGCATGGCCTGTTGTTAAATCTAGTCTGGCCTGAAGCCTGTCAATAGGtctgttttttttaataataattaaatttaagatataacttaagttttaaaattataaaatataaaataataaatttatgaataatattgatacaaaatacacatatataattAAGAGACAA is a window from the Arachis hypogaea cultivar Tifrunner chromosome 1, arahy.Tifrunner.gnm2.J5K5, whole genome shotgun sequence genome containing:
- the LOC112790921 gene encoding uncharacterized protein, which produces MYSTRPRSLLKKDVNALSEAPSSEGPNSGFLVLQDEAAQSYGFFGLLKNRNISHFPFPQSKNLTVNTDSAVGDSGSTGDYHEVMFVPVLNQPLSSNCYYVIWRKGKHQGEACTSSTEEDMGTTCLCCNSVKDVKQRPLDPFNQYQQFQIITKRSGFHAKSVAPDGIPPSFLRTKGWTVEASTPKNYNLEEALGLNQLLRGQLPAFDFPLSNDSSGSVVIGNWYCPFMFVKEGMELKDQMKRSVFYTLTLEQRWEKVLSMKNSNMGSEGNGVLVDVVVETEFAMVGGKEADWGEGNCVDGVVWFSVGREVSVGLNFVIVERMKWEQERGGWLGRNKRQDRIIRDEKFEGGIKWENFGCYMLVESFVLKRMDGSFVLTYGFRHTNQIMCKWE